A part of Flavobacteriaceae bacterium GSB9 genomic DNA contains:
- a CDS encoding alpha/beta fold hydrolase has product MPIIDSTYKPRFYFKNGFISTVYSGLIRRVSIKQQRERITLEDGDFLDLDWSHSKAKTSKLIILLHGLEGNGQRPYMTGTAKLFNEHGVDAVCVNFRGCSGEDNLKFSSYHSGFTEDLDAVIQHILKAENYSEIYLKGISLGANIILKYLGERDAVPPQVKASVAVSVPCYLTGSAKALHTFKNKLYHDRFLKHLVKKLKLKQGKYSEILTAEDLKSIQTLSDFDTVYTAKAHGFKSAQDYYQKSSSLQFLNNIKVPTLIINALNDSFLSPECYPVKEAKKNKHLYLEMPKYGGHAGFVDKNNVYYNEQKALEFMLNH; this is encoded by the coding sequence ATGCCAATAATTGATTCAACTTACAAACCGCGTTTTTATTTTAAAAACGGATTTATATCAACGGTTTATTCTGGATTAATAAGAAGGGTTTCTATCAAGCAGCAGCGCGAACGTATTACCTTGGAAGATGGCGATTTTTTGGATTTAGACTGGAGTCATTCCAAAGCGAAAACCTCAAAACTCATCATTCTGCTCCATGGGTTGGAAGGTAATGGTCAACGTCCATATATGACTGGAACAGCAAAACTTTTTAATGAGCATGGTGTGGATGCCGTTTGTGTGAATTTTAGAGGTTGCAGTGGTGAAGATAACTTAAAATTTAGCAGTTACCATTCTGGCTTTACTGAGGATTTAGATGCCGTAATACAGCATATTTTAAAGGCTGAAAACTATTCCGAAATCTATTTGAAAGGTATTAGCTTGGGAGCCAATATTATATTAAAATATTTAGGTGAGCGTGATGCTGTTCCGCCTCAAGTAAAAGCTTCAGTTGCTGTTTCGGTGCCATGTTATTTGACAGGGTCGGCAAAAGCTTTACATACTTTTAAAAACAAACTGTATCATGATAGATTTTTAAAACACTTGGTTAAAAAACTGAAATTAAAACAAGGAAAGTACTCTGAAATACTCACGGCTGAAGATTTAAAATCAATACAAACCTTGAGCGATTTCGATACAGTTTATACAGCTAAGGCACACGGATTTAAAAGCGCACAAGACTATTACCAAAAGAGTAGTAGTTTACAATTTTTGAACAATATAAAGGTGCCGACTTTAATAATTAATGCGCTTAACGATTCATTTTTATCCCCAGAATGTTACCCTGTAAAGGAAGCCAAAAAAAATAAACATCTTTATTTGGAAATGCCTAAATATGGTGGTCATGCAGGGTTTGTTGATAAAAATAATGTTTATTATAATGAGCAAAAGGCACTTGAGTTTATGCTAAACCATTAA
- a CDS encoding nucleotidyltransferase family protein: MKKPSPNIAIVVLAAGASRRMEKVKQLLPWGDVTLVEHVIRTVLSVKANTSAVVLGANSDIVNPQLKEYPITIIKNERWKEGMSKSISKATLFFLDRKPRPDGIMFILADQPFVTSTYLSEMINSFTPNKKQILATRYKDGKKGVPVVFDKYYFKELADLKGDKGAKIVLEAHNVCVQILDAPFVNMDIDLKEDYEKAIETKNKKDKA; encoded by the coding sequence ATGAAAAAACCATCCCCTAACATAGCCATAGTTGTTTTGGCGGCTGGTGCTTCCCGTCGTATGGAAAAAGTCAAGCAGTTGCTCCCTTGGGGCGATGTTACCCTCGTTGAACATGTTATTCGTACAGTTTTAAGTGTTAAGGCTAATACCAGTGCAGTAGTTTTAGGCGCTAATAGCGATATTGTTAACCCCCAACTTAAAGAATACCCAATAACTATTATTAAGAACGAGCGCTGGAAAGAAGGGATGAGTAAGTCAATATCTAAGGCGACTTTATTTTTTTTGGATAGGAAGCCTAGGCCAGATGGCATAATGTTTATTTTAGCAGATCAACCTTTTGTAACATCAACGTATTTGAGTGAGATGATAAATTCTTTTACGCCTAATAAAAAGCAAATTTTGGCGACTCGTTATAAAGATGGAAAAAAAGGAGTGCCTGTGGTTTTTGATAAGTATTATTTTAAAGAATTAGCAGATTTAAAAGGCGACAAGGGAGCAAAAATAGTTTTGGAAGCGCATAACGTATGCGTTCAAATTTTGGACGCTCCTTTTGTTAACATGGACATCGATTTAAAAGAAGATTACGAAAAGGCCATAGAAACCAAAAACAAAAAAGATAAAGCATGA
- a CDS encoding XdhC family protein: MTHEFKKIVSKAFKAQKNKLRSVLATVVALDGSSYRRPGVRMLVLENGDMVGAVSGGCVEKEIVLQSEEVFKTGNPKIMTYDGKYRLGCEGVLYILLELFQPNPDFEEMFFESLKKRNGFHVRSFFSKTAGCVSGIGSFVTLNNKIFSVQGIDLKYVEQPNLSVFEQHMPPCFKLVILGAEHDAVQLCKYAALTGWEVTVVSGYNESKSIKNFPGANEFFTISPEEASELLIDNQTALVVMTHNFAKDLRYLVTLKNTVPVYIGILGPTKRKEELLSQFIEYCPEINSGFLDNIHGPAGIDIGSETPQEIAVSIISEILAVTRKRDTISLSKKSGKIHES, from the coding sequence ATGACGCACGAATTTAAAAAAATTGTTTCCAAAGCATTCAAAGCCCAAAAAAATAAACTTCGCTCTGTGCTTGCAACTGTGGTGGCTTTAGATGGTTCATCATACAGAAGGCCGGGTGTAAGAATGCTAGTTCTTGAAAACGGAGATATGGTTGGAGCTGTTAGTGGAGGTTGTGTGGAGAAAGAAATAGTATTACAATCGGAAGAAGTTTTTAAAACGGGAAACCCTAAAATAATGACTTATGATGGTAAGTATCGTTTGGGGTGCGAAGGCGTATTGTATATACTCTTGGAACTGTTCCAACCAAACCCTGATTTCGAAGAAATGTTTTTCGAGAGTCTAAAAAAGCGAAATGGATTTCACGTTCGCTCTTTTTTTAGTAAAACGGCTGGATGTGTTTCTGGAATAGGGTCGTTCGTTACTTTAAATAATAAAATATTTTCAGTACAAGGGATAGATTTAAAATATGTAGAGCAACCAAATTTATCAGTTTTTGAACAGCATATGCCACCTTGTTTTAAACTTGTGATTCTTGGGGCAGAGCACGACGCTGTTCAGCTATGTAAATATGCAGCATTAACAGGTTGGGAAGTAACAGTAGTCTCTGGTTATAATGAAAGTAAAAGCATTAAAAATTTTCCTGGTGCCAATGAATTTTTTACTATCTCGCCAGAGGAAGCCTCTGAATTGTTAATAGATAATCAAACCGCTTTGGTGGTAATGACCCATAATTTTGCCAAGGATCTTCGTTATTTGGTAACCTTGAAAAATACTGTGCCGGTTTATATTGGTATTCTTGGTCCAACAAAACGTAAGGAAGAGTTATTGTCCCAGTTTATTGAATATTGTCCTGAAATAAATAGTGGTTTTTTAGATAATATCCACGGACCTGCAGGTATTGATATAGGCTCCGAAACACCACAAGAAATTGCTGTTTCTATCATTTCAGAAATACTGGCGGTTACTCGAAAACGAGATACGATTTCTTTGAGTAAAAAATCGGGAAAGATTCATGAAAGTTAA
- the nirB gene encoding nitrite reductase large subunit NirB has translation MQKIIVVGNGMVGYKFCEKLVEQPESKNFKITVFGEEPRPAYDRVHLSEYFGNKDAKALEMAPREWYEEHGIELITNERITDIHRSSKKVTSSKDINYKYDYLVLATGSSPFVPNIDGIEKKGVFVYRTIEDLEDMLAYADKIQQGRDEKIKAAVLGGGLLGLEAAKAVMDMGFEPHVVEFAPKLMPRQLDTRGSKVLQEKIESIGINVHLSKATNKILGDGAITGMEFGEYDKIDVEMLVVSAGIRPRDELAKTCSLEMGTRGGIVVNNKMQTSDPEIFAIGEVALFNQMIYGLVAPGYDMADVAVNQIIGNTDVVMDDDIDMSTKLKLIGVDVASYGVPFMPVEKGYSIIFENKTKNLYKRINVSHDGKKLLGGILIGDASDYNMFHQIYLNGLPIPEDAEELVIGTRGEGDSSFGSVLDIPDVAQVCSCESVTKGDICCSITDGDSKNLGDVIQKTKATTGCGGCKPMVVDLVNETLKSLGQEVKEELCEHFSFSRQELYDLIKVNGVADYEEALDLFGEGHGCEICKPALASIFATITMETPNKQPVIQDTNDRFLANIQRNGTYSIVPRVAGGEITPEHLIVLGEVAKKYDLYTKITGGQRIDLFGAQIHQLPVIWKELIDAGFESGHAYGKSLRTVKSCVGSTWCRYGMHESVSFAIEIENRYKGLRSPHKLKGGVSGCIRECAEARGKDFGLIAVEGGWNLYVCGNGGATPKHAVLFAEQLDDETAIKYLDRFLMYYIKTAGPLVRTAPWLDKLEGGIEYLKEVVIEDSLGIAEDLEKEMQGLIGKYECEWKQAIENPEMMKRFKHFVNSDDTDDNLEFVPLREQKMPKAWN, from the coding sequence ATGCAAAAAATTATTGTAGTTGGAAACGGTATGGTTGGCTACAAATTCTGCGAAAAATTAGTAGAGCAACCAGAAAGTAAGAATTTTAAAATTACTGTTTTTGGTGAGGAGCCAAGGCCAGCTTATGATAGGGTTCATTTAAGTGAATACTTTGGGAATAAAGATGCCAAAGCGCTGGAAATGGCGCCACGAGAGTGGTATGAGGAGCACGGTATTGAGCTTATAACCAACGAGCGGATTACCGATATCCATAGGTCTTCCAAAAAAGTTACATCTTCAAAAGATATCAATTATAAATATGATTATTTGGTCTTGGCTACAGGGTCTTCGCCTTTTGTTCCAAACATTGATGGCATTGAGAAAAAAGGTGTTTTTGTTTACAGAACAATCGAGGATTTGGAAGACATGTTAGCCTATGCCGATAAAATTCAACAGGGACGCGACGAAAAAATTAAAGCGGCTGTTTTAGGTGGTGGTTTATTAGGTTTAGAAGCAGCGAAAGCAGTTATGGATATGGGCTTTGAGCCTCATGTTGTTGAGTTTGCTCCTAAATTGATGCCTAGGCAATTAGATACACGAGGTAGTAAAGTACTTCAGGAAAAGATAGAGTCTATTGGGATAAACGTTCACCTTTCAAAAGCTACCAATAAAATTTTGGGAGATGGGGCTATTACTGGAATGGAGTTTGGCGAGTATGACAAGATAGATGTTGAAATGCTTGTTGTTTCTGCTGGTATTAGGCCAAGAGATGAGTTGGCAAAAACCTGTAGTCTTGAAATGGGTACGCGAGGTGGTATTGTGGTAAACAATAAGATGCAAACTTCAGACCCGGAAATTTTTGCAATTGGTGAGGTAGCCTTGTTCAACCAGATGATTTACGGTTTAGTGGCACCGGGTTACGATATGGCCGATGTTGCAGTCAACCAAATTATAGGTAATACGGATGTGGTGATGGATGATGATATCGATATGTCAACAAAACTGAAGTTGATTGGTGTTGATGTAGCAAGTTATGGTGTGCCGTTTATGCCTGTTGAGAAAGGGTACTCAATCATTTTTGAGAATAAAACCAAAAACCTTTACAAGCGTATAAATGTTAGTCATGATGGAAAAAAATTGCTTGGAGGAATACTAATAGGTGATGCCAGTGATTATAATATGTTCCATCAAATTTATCTAAATGGATTACCCATACCAGAAGATGCTGAGGAATTAGTGATTGGTACACGCGGCGAGGGCGATTCTTCGTTTGGAAGTGTGTTGGATATTCCAGATGTTGCGCAGGTTTGTTCTTGCGAGAGTGTTACCAAGGGCGATATTTGCTGCTCGATAACCGATGGCGATAGCAAAAACTTGGGGGATGTTATCCAAAAAACCAAAGCAACTACGGGTTGTGGCGGTTGTAAACCTATGGTGGTCGATTTGGTTAACGAAACGCTTAAATCACTTGGGCAGGAAGTTAAAGAAGAACTTTGTGAACATTTTAGCTTTAGCCGTCAAGAACTTTACGATTTGATAAAAGTCAATGGCGTGGCCGATTACGAAGAGGCACTTGATTTATTTGGTGAAGGGCATGGTTGCGAGATTTGTAAACCGGCATTGGCCTCTATATTTGCAACCATTACTATGGAGACGCCAAATAAACAACCGGTTATACAAGATACCAATGATCGATTTTTGGCCAATATCCAACGCAACGGTACGTATTCAATAGTGCCAAGGGTTGCGGGTGGCGAAATTACTCCAGAGCATTTAATTGTTCTTGGTGAAGTTGCCAAAAAATACGATTTATATACAAAAATTACTGGCGGACAACGTATTGACTTATTCGGAGCACAAATACACCAATTACCAGTAATTTGGAAAGAATTGATTGATGCCGGTTTTGAAAGTGGCCATGCCTACGGAAAATCGTTGCGTACGGTTAAAAGTTGTGTAGGCTCTACATGGTGTCGCTATGGTATGCACGAAAGTGTATCATTTGCCATAGAGATTGAAAACAGGTACAAAGGATTGCGCTCGCCACATAAATTAAAAGGTGGAGTTTCAGGGTGTATCAGGGAATGTGCTGAGGCCAGAGGTAAAGATTTTGGATTGATAGCCGTTGAGGGTGGATGGAATTTATATGTATGCGGAAATGGTGGTGCCACGCCAAAACATGCCGTGCTTTTTGCAGAGCAATTGGATGACGAAACTGCCATAAAATACTTAGATAGGTTCTTGATGTATTATATTAAAACCGCCGGACCTTTGGTAAGAACGGCCCCTTGGTTAGATAAATTGGAAGGCGGTATTGAGTACTTAAAAGAAGTGGTTATTGAGGACTCATTAGGTATTGCTGAAGATCTTGAAAAAGAAATGCAAGGCCTTATTGGGAAATATGAGTGTGAATGGAAACAAGCCATTGAAAACCCTGAAATGATGAAGCGCTTTAAGCATTTTGTGAACTCAGATGATACTGATGACAACTTGGAGTTTGTACCATTGCGAGAGCAAAAAATGCCTAAAGCTTGGAATTAA
- a CDS encoding (2Fe-2S)-binding protein has product MPSYNLSINNTSYSITVDADTPILWVLRDHIGLLGTKYGCGIGMCGACTVHLDGRAVRSCLLRISAIGDSKITTIEGLSEDGSHPVQQAWLEHDVPQCGYCQSGQMMSASSLLKDNPNPTDEDIDTAMNGNICRCGTYIRIKQAIKTASKL; this is encoded by the coding sequence ATGCCTTCTTATAATTTAAGTATTAACAATACATCCTATTCTATAACTGTCGATGCAGATACCCCTATACTTTGGGTTTTACGTGACCATATAGGCCTTCTGGGGACCAAATATGGTTGCGGCATTGGCATGTGTGGTGCCTGTACCGTTCATCTCGATGGAAGAGCCGTAAGGAGTTGCCTCTTGCGTATTTCTGCAATTGGAGATTCAAAAATAACCACAATCGAAGGACTTTCAGAGGATGGAAGCCATCCTGTACAGCAAGCCTGGTTAGAACACGATGTGCCGCAATGTGGGTATTGCCAAAGCGGTCAGATGATGAGTGCTTCTTCACTTTTAAAAGATAATCCCAATCCAACAGATGAGGATATAGATACTGCAATGAATGGGAATATTTGTAGATGCGGCACGTACATCAGGATAAAACAAGCCATCAAAACGGCTTCTAAACTTTAA
- a CDS encoding molybdopterin-dependent oxidoreductase produces MTKVKTQYNRRSFLKISAAAGGGMLIGFSWFTGCISDKNIKETIAIPNEWFEINGFIKIGDTGLVTIYSPNPEIGQNVRTSMPMIVAEELDVDWNNVMVEQAPLNNGFYNNQFAGGSQSIRRGWDALRMAGATGRRMFLEAAAKEWGVPVADLTVSQGIIKEKNGERTIGYGDIASKAIDVEIPEEVELKNIKDFKIIGHSKKNVDGLKIVTGKPQFGIDFKREGMKLAMIEHSPAFGLKIKSFNEEEIKRMPGVSDAFIIDTSINNSNDSGKNGYHQHIAIIGDSTWQLIKAKKALKANWEVVNELENSEMHRVQMEEGLSSKKIKIDRKDGNPDAAFSKAQKVIERTYSSPFLAHNTMEPMNFFANVTEGSAELIGPTQTPGGLENAVSKLLDLPVENISVNMTRIGGGFGRRLYTDFGVEAAAISKKIGAPVKLIYTREDDMTKGIYRPAYLSTYKAGLDENNRLIAFSVKGTGLPSPAIFSNRFPAGTVENYQAASIKGNTNITTGAWRAPRSHFAAAAEQAFLDEVAELAGKDPIDFRLELFEQAKNNPVGEKNDYDAQRYEGVLKLVKEKSNWGEVKPGVYRGVAAYFCHNSYVAEVVDVVLKDNQPKVKKVWCAVDCGIVINPDAAKNMIQGGVIDGIGHAMYSQLTFEKGSPVQNNFDSYQMIRHSQAPEEIEVFFVENEIDPTGLGEPGLPPAIAALANALYKATGKRYYNQPFMVSEPILG; encoded by the coding sequence ATGACAAAAGTAAAAACACAATATAATCGTCGTTCTTTTTTGAAGATATCTGCAGCGGCCGGAGGTGGTATGCTAATTGGGTTTAGTTGGTTTACGGGTTGCATTTCTGATAAAAATATAAAAGAAACCATAGCCATTCCAAATGAATGGTTTGAAATAAACGGCTTTATAAAGATTGGCGACACAGGTTTGGTGACTATTTACTCGCCAAACCCAGAAATTGGACAAAACGTTAGAACATCAATGCCCATGATTGTTGCCGAAGAGTTGGATGTAGATTGGAACAATGTAATGGTAGAACAAGCACCTCTAAATAACGGTTTTTATAACAATCAGTTCGCAGGAGGAAGCCAATCTATTAGGAGGGGCTGGGATGCACTGCGCATGGCTGGAGCTACGGGAAGAAGAATGTTTTTGGAAGCTGCGGCAAAAGAATGGGGGGTTCCGGTAGCAGATTTAACGGTTTCTCAAGGGATTATAAAAGAAAAAAATGGTGAAAGAACCATAGGTTATGGAGATATAGCATCAAAAGCCATTGATGTTGAAATTCCCGAGGAAGTTGAATTGAAAAACATTAAAGATTTTAAGATTATAGGTCATAGCAAAAAAAATGTTGATGGCTTAAAAATAGTAACAGGAAAACCTCAATTTGGTATTGATTTTAAAAGAGAGGGCATGAAATTGGCTATGATTGAACATTCGCCTGCTTTTGGATTGAAAATCAAGAGTTTTAATGAGGAGGAAATAAAAAGAATGCCTGGAGTTAGTGATGCATTTATTATAGATACTTCAATTAATAACTCAAACGACTCTGGTAAAAACGGTTATCATCAACATATTGCTATTATTGGAGATTCTACATGGCAGCTCATAAAGGCCAAAAAAGCCTTAAAGGCCAATTGGGAAGTGGTTAATGAACTGGAAAATTCCGAAATGCATAGGGTGCAAATGGAAGAGGGTTTGTCATCAAAAAAGATTAAAATAGACAGAAAAGATGGTAACCCAGATGCTGCATTCAGTAAAGCCCAAAAAGTGATTGAGCGCACTTATAGTTCCCCGTTTTTGGCTCACAATACCATGGAGCCTATGAATTTCTTTGCCAACGTAACAGAGGGCTCTGCTGAATTAATAGGACCTACACAAACTCCCGGAGGTTTAGAAAATGCGGTTTCTAAATTACTTGATTTACCAGTTGAAAATATTAGCGTAAATATGACTAGAATAGGAGGTGGGTTTGGTAGAAGGTTATATACGGATTTTGGTGTCGAAGCTGCGGCCATTTCAAAAAAGATAGGTGCTCCTGTAAAACTTATCTATACTAGAGAAGATGATATGACTAAGGGAATATATCGCCCTGCTTATTTATCAACTTACAAGGCAGGTTTGGATGAAAATAATAGATTGATTGCTTTTTCGGTTAAGGGAACCGGTTTGCCATCACCTGCCATATTTTCAAATCGATTTCCTGCGGGTACTGTTGAGAATTATCAAGCAGCATCAATAAAAGGAAATACCAACATTACAACAGGAGCCTGGCGTGCACCAAGATCTCATTTTGCGGCTGCAGCAGAGCAGGCATTTTTAGATGAGGTTGCTGAATTGGCGGGAAAAGACCCTATTGACTTTAGGTTAGAGTTGTTTGAGCAAGCAAAAAATAATCCTGTAGGCGAAAAGAACGATTACGATGCTCAGCGTTATGAAGGTGTATTAAAATTGGTTAAAGAAAAATCGAATTGGGGCGAAGTTAAACCTGGGGTTTACCGAGGAGTTGCCGCCTATTTTTGTCATAATTCTTATGTTGCTGAGGTGGTAGATGTTGTTTTAAAGGATAATCAACCCAAAGTAAAAAAAGTTTGGTGCGCCGTTGATTGTGGTATTGTAATAAACCCTGATGCGGCAAAAAACATGATTCAAGGAGGTGTTATTGATGGTATTGGTCATGCTATGTATAGTCAGTTAACTTTTGAAAAAGGTTCGCCGGTACAAAATAATTTTGATAGTTATCAAATGATACGTCATTCACAAGCTCCTGAAGAAATAGAGGTGTTTTTTGTAGAAAACGAAATTGATCCAACAGGATTGGGTGAGCCTGGACTTCCGCCCGCCATAGCAGCTTTAGCAAATGCACTTTATAAAGCTACTGGAAAGCGATATTACAATCAGCCATTTATGGTGTCTGAACCTATTTTAGGTTAA
- a CDS encoding FdhF/YdeP family oxidoreductase produces the protein MSLSSKDKAKTPEVFLDLRITKPAENTAGFKAIKSAAGHVSKYMNPAAAFKLSTKINQKGGFDCPGCAWPDPDDERSSLGEYCENGIKAIAEEAQNKTIGADFFKKHSVDEIAGWSDFEIGKSGRLAAPMFLAKGATHYQPISWESAFKKVGEHLIALNSPDEAVFYTSGRTTNEAAFLYQLFVREYGTSNLPDCSNMCHEASGKALSETLGIGKGSVTLDDLHKAEVVMVIGQNPGTNHPRMLTALEKCKKNGGKIIAINPLPEAGLIKFTNPQSPLKMVTGGTQIADVHVPITINGDVAFTKAILLKLLEKEERLGNVFDKDFIEEHTHGLDAFISDLKTYNFEDCLKSSGVSSEIFDEVFNLILNNNKIICCWAMGLTQHENAVDNIRELVNLLLLKGSIGKEGAGTCPVRGHSNVQGDRTVGIWEAAPQAFLDKIETKYGFKPSNNHGYSVIDAIKAMYENKAKVFFGLGGNFISAVPDTYYSAQALANCKLTVHVSTKLNRSHLVTGKEALILPCLGRTEKDYQKTGLQIQSVENSMGIVSSTNGVLEPCSKSLLSEVAVVCGVASATLKGRSKINWLAYKDDYNLVRDDIADVVDGFNNFNERIKEPAGFYLPNGARVRKFKTKTGKANFSINKLPDWKLKKNELMMMTIRSHDQFNTTIYGLNDRYRGIFNERRVVLMNPEDMKVRGLEERQAVHLKSVYDGETRFVKNFKVVGYDIPKNCCATYFPETNPLVPLNSFAHTAKTPASKSVAISIEVI, from the coding sequence ATGAGTTTGTCCTCTAAAGATAAAGCCAAAACACCCGAAGTCTTTTTAGATTTAAGGATTACCAAACCTGCTGAAAATACTGCAGGTTTCAAGGCTATAAAATCTGCTGCCGGACACGTTTCTAAATACATGAATCCAGCCGCCGCTTTTAAATTATCAACGAAAATCAATCAGAAAGGTGGTTTCGATTGTCCAGGTTGTGCATGGCCAGACCCCGATGATGAACGGTCGTCATTGGGCGAATATTGTGAAAACGGTATAAAGGCAATTGCCGAGGAAGCCCAGAACAAAACTATTGGAGCCGATTTTTTTAAAAAACATTCAGTAGATGAAATAGCCGGTTGGTCCGATTTCGAAATAGGGAAATCTGGGCGATTGGCAGCGCCCATGTTTTTAGCAAAAGGAGCTACACATTACCAACCCATTTCTTGGGAATCAGCATTTAAAAAGGTTGGAGAGCATTTAATTGCGCTCAACTCTCCCGATGAGGCTGTATTTTATACCTCAGGAAGAACAACCAACGAAGCCGCTTTTTTATATCAGTTGTTTGTGCGCGAATATGGTACATCTAATTTACCCGATTGTTCCAATATGTGTCACGAAGCGAGTGGCAAGGCGCTTTCAGAGACTTTAGGCATAGGTAAAGGGTCGGTAACATTGGACGATTTGCACAAAGCCGAAGTGGTTATGGTTATTGGGCAAAACCCCGGAACCAACCACCCTAGAATGCTCACAGCTTTGGAGAAATGTAAAAAAAACGGTGGTAAAATTATAGCCATAAATCCTTTGCCCGAAGCTGGTTTAATAAAATTCACCAACCCGCAAAGCCCGTTAAAGATGGTGACAGGAGGAACACAAATAGCCGATGTGCATGTGCCAATTACAATTAATGGTGATGTGGCTTTTACAAAAGCTATTTTGTTGAAGCTTTTAGAAAAGGAAGAACGATTGGGGAATGTTTTCGATAAGGATTTTATTGAAGAGCATACGCATGGTTTGGATGCTTTTATTTCAGATTTAAAAACTTATAATTTTGAAGACTGTCTGAAATCATCGGGAGTTTCAAGCGAAATTTTTGATGAGGTTTTCAATTTAATACTGAATAACAACAAAATTATTTGCTGCTGGGCTATGGGCTTGACACAGCACGAAAACGCTGTGGATAACATACGGGAGCTCGTAAATTTATTGCTTTTAAAAGGGAGCATTGGCAAGGAGGGGGCAGGTACTTGCCCGGTGCGCGGCCATTCTAATGTGCAGGGAGACAGAACAGTTGGGATTTGGGAAGCCGCTCCGCAGGCTTTTTTAGATAAAATTGAAACCAAATACGGATTTAAACCCAGTAATAATCATGGATATTCGGTGATTGATGCCATAAAGGCGATGTATGAAAACAAGGCCAAAGTCTTTTTTGGTTTGGGTGGAAACTTTATTTCAGCGGTTCCCGATACGTATTATTCGGCACAAGCTTTGGCCAATTGTAAGTTAACGGTACACGTTAGTACAAAATTAAACCGGTCGCATTTAGTAACGGGTAAAGAGGCGCTCATTCTACCTTGTTTAGGGCGCACAGAAAAAGATTATCAAAAAACAGGACTTCAAATTCAATCTGTGGAGAATTCTATGGGCATCGTATCCTCCACTAATGGGGTTTTAGAGCCGTGTTCAAAATCATTGCTTAGCGAGGTGGCAGTGGTCTGTGGTGTGGCGAGTGCTACTTTAAAGGGGCGTTCTAAAATAAATTGGTTGGCTTATAAGGACGATTATAATTTAGTACGCGACGATATTGCCGATGTTGTTGATGGTTTCAATAATTTTAACGAACGTATTAAAGAACCAGCAGGGTTTTATTTGCCTAACGGAGCCCGTGTTAGAAAATTTAAGACCAAAACGGGAAAGGCTAACTTTTCTATCAATAAATTACCCGATTGGAAGCTAAAGAAAAATGAATTAATGATGATGACCATCCGAAGCCACGACCAATTTAATACGACTATTTATGGCTTAAACGATAGGTATCGTGGAATTTTTAATGAAAGACGTGTTGTTTTAATGAATCCTGAAGATATGAAAGTCCGTGGATTGGAAGAACGTCAAGCGGTTCATTTAAAATCGGTTTATGATGGCGAAACAAGATTTGTTAAGAATTTTAAAGTTGTTGGCTACGACATTCCCAAAAATTGCTGCGCCACGTACTTTCCAGAAACCAACCCTTTGGTTCCGTTAAATAGTTTTGCACATACCGCTAAAACTCCTGCGTCAAAGAGTGTGGCTATAAGTATTGAGGTTATTTAG